GTAATCGTCGTCGCTGTCGAAGCCTTCGGGGTCGTGGACCCGCAACGACAGTCGGACATCCAATTGGACGCCATCGAACAGGCGGGTCAGGCGGTCCAAGCAAGCACGGCCGCCCATTTCCGGCGTGTCGACCAAAAGCACGCCGAACTGGTTGCGGTTCAACTGGCCGATTTGATCGGTGATCCGCAGGTTGCGGTTTAACAAACGAATCAATTTCCGGCGGTTGTTCGACCGATCGGCTTCGGCCGTCAATTCCACGTTCAGCAAGCAGAACGGGATGGAACGCCGGGTGGCGCGAATTCGTTCGCGAGTCAATTCGTGATTGAACTGCTGTCGCGTCAGAACGCTTTCACCGTTGCGTCCGCGTCGGACTCGCCGATCGGACCAATACTGAATCAAAGCACCTAGCACTTCGGGACGTCCTTCTGTTGCGGGAATAACGCGGTCGAAGTTGACCCGTCGCGGCCTTCAGCCGTTGGCAAGAAATTCTGGATATTCTCGGGCATCGTCATGGTGATCCGAAGCGAAACCGTCGTTCGATTCCGCTGGTTTCCTGTCATCGAGGCAAGTTTGATTCGGTAGCGGAATGAGAGTTCGTGTTGCTTGCCCCGCTCGTGACCAAGTCGCGTGATTGGGCGACATGCTCCGCATCAATTTGATTTGCCCCATTTGTCCAGCTTGGTGCCGCCACGTCGCCGTGGATCGGATCGATACGAGATTCTGGCCCCGCAAACTCAAGATCAACGGACCGGCCTGTTGCATCGCCTGTGTCACGCAGGAACGCTTGCAGCAGCCCCAGCGACAGGCCCAGAAATGCACCGACGATGGCCAACAGTGCACGGGACGGCGACGATTTTTTCAGGTTCAGCGAAGCGTCTTGGACGATCGAAACGTCCGAAAGGTTTTCGCGGTCCAAGTCGTGGGTGATTCGTGCTTCGTCATAGCGGCGAGTGTGTTCCAGATAATCCCGCTCGGCGATCTTGGCTTCCCAAGCCAACTCGTTCAGCCGGGCCGAATCGCGGTTGAGCCGTTCGACGTCCTCGCGGATTTGCGTCAATTCGGATTCCAAGGCCGCGTGCTTGGCCTTCAGCCCAGCGGCCTTGGCGATCGCGGCGGTATGGGCGGTTTGCAAATCCTGAAAGACCGGATTGATGGCTTCGCGGCTGACCTCGCGACCCTTTTCTTCGCCGTCGACGATTTTCGAATTGGCTTCCATCTTTTCCTTCAGCATCCGGTACCGCGGATGGCTGGGCATGATTTTGGCCAGTTCGTCGTTCTGCTGGACCTGCAGGTCATACAGTTGCGTGCGCATGTCGTCGGCCGACTTGCTGGCGACGCCGCTGGTCTTTTCGACGGGAATCCACTGGTCGACCGTGTCCAGCTGTTTGGCCAGTTCGATCACCGTCCGCTCGGCTTCGGCCAGCTGGCCGGACGTTTCGTCCATGGCGACTTCCACGTTGACGAAGCGTTCGCTGAGTGTCTTTTCGGCGGTGTCGGGATTTAGCCATCCCAGTTCGTTTTTGGCCGCCTGCAGATTCTGTTGCGCTTTGGCCGCTTTTTCGCGACTGTTCTGGACCTGTTGTTCAAAGAATTCAAACGACCCGGTCGCCCGGTGGGCTTCAACGTGATAGAGGGCGTATTGATCCATCGCAGCTTGGGCGATTTGTTGGGCGACAATGGGATCGCTGAACTTCGCCCCGACGCTGACGGTGTACGCATCCCGCGGCATGCTGATCTGCAGCGATTCGTGAACCTTTCGAACGGCGTTTTCCAAGTCGACCTGGGCCTGGCACTGCTCCGCTGTCATGTCGCCCCAGGTTCCGCCGCCTTTGCTGGGCATCGCGCCACGCAGGCGAGCGATCGAACGGTCGATCCAGGTCCGAGGCTGCAGCAGGGTGTCCGCCCCAAGCTGCTGGACGATGCGTTCGGCGATTTCACGGCTGCCCAGCATCTCGGCAATGCTGACGACTTCTGAAGTTCGGCTTTCTTGAAGCGACACGCCCGCCGACGGGTTGGCCGTGGGGTCAACGTTCAAAGCCATGCGGCCCAGACGCACATACATCAGCCCGTCACTGCGGTATTGGTTGGGCCAGGCCAACAGCATGGCGACCACGGCGGCGGTGACGACCGTGGCGACCAGGATGACTGAAATCAAGTGGCGGCGGACCGAGCCGATCAGGTCGGCCACGCTCAATGACGCCCAGGAGTTGTTTTGGCGGCGATTCACGTTCACTTACGACGGGATTTTGGGGGAAACGGGGAAAAGATGGCCACCATGCCCTGCGAATTTCACGGGATCGTCGTTGCTGTGGCGATCGTCGCCGTCACGGTCGAACGTTTCGCTTTGCTAATCGAGTCGGCCAAGGACAAACGCGGTGTTTTCCCCGATGGACCGTTGCCGCCCACCTGGAATCCCGACGGCCGGGGGCGTCGCGGATTCACCATGCGACGATGAACAGCCGGAATCCAGGGGGACTGCGGTGGTCCGCAGAAATGACGACGTTTTTCGTGTTGGCAAACAAAACTGCGACAAAAAACCCGGAAAACTCGTTGCCCAGATTACCAAGTCATCGTGATCGTTCCATTTGAAAAAAGCGATGTACAGCTATTTTGTAGTTGCGAGGGGATGGTTTGTAACGAATCCCATCCGAAATTTTCGGGCGTTGCCGAATCCCTGCCCTACACTGCCTTTTCTGGTCCCATCTGGTCCATTAGCCATCGGCCGATGTGGTCCGTTGGAGGTGAACAGGGCGGCAGGCCGCAGTTTTCGTGTCGGCCAGGGATGCCGATGTTGCCGAACTGTGCGGTCCCCGGGCCAGGTTCTGGGCCACGTCCCGAAATGTCCACGCATTTGGGGGTGATCGATCCCCAGCGGGAAGTCTGCCAGCCCAGTCGCCCTTCGGCGGGGCAAAGTTCGGAACCGTTCAGAAATTGAGTCTGGTGTTTGGCCGTCTGGCGGCAAGGAAAGACGAAAGGTGATAGAAACCGGCGCCCGGTGTCACCGTGAAGGGTTTCGGTCGTCTTGTCGTGTCGACCGGCTTTTCGGCAGAACCGGGTTTCAAGAGAAGCGAGGACAGTTTTGGCACTGCAACGGGTTTTGGAGCCGGAGATCGGTGAGTCGGCCGAAGATGCGAATCTTTATCATGCGATGGACCATACCGCCGTCAATCAGCAATTCGTCGACGATCTGTTCAGCGGCGGTCCGGTCGGGCCCCGAGTGATCGACTTGGGCTGTGGCCCGGGCGAAATTCCAATCTTGATTTGTCGCAATGCCGACAAGCTGGGCGTGGATGTGGAGGTCATGGGAATTGATAGCGATGTGGACATGTTGGACATCGCCAAACGCGAACTCGAAATTGAAGGCGTCATCGATCGCGTCACCTTGCAGCATGCCGACATCAAAGACCTGGCCTGTCTCGAAGACGGTCTGGTTCACACCGCGGTTTCAAACACGGTGGCGCATCATTTGGCCGAGCCGCAGTTGTTATTGGCGGCGGCAAAGCGATTGGCTGGCGATGCTGGCCGTGTGTTCGTGCGTGACTTGTACCGTCCCGAGGACGAGGCGACTGTGGAAGCGTTGATTCGTGCCCACGCGGACGGTGAACCGCCGTCGGCCCAGCAGTTGTACCGCCAGTCGCTGCACGCGGCATTGACGCTTGAAGAAGTCCGGGCAATCGTCGACGATTTGGGGATGGACGCCGCGTCAGTGAAAATGACCAGCGACCGACACTGGACTTTGGATTGGCGCGGGACGGCATGAAAGAATACTTGGATTTGCTTCGTGACGTCTTGGACAATGGGAACGATCGAACGGACCGTACGGGGGTGGGCACCCGCGGCGTGTTCGGACGTCAGGTTCGCTTCGATTTGGCTGACGGGTTTCCGTTATTGACGACCAAGAAGCTGCATCTCAGGTCAATTATCTACGAACTCCTCTGGTTCCTGCGGGGCGACACCAACACGCGGTGGTTGAACGAACACGGCGTTTCGATCTGGGACGAATGGGCCGACGAAAACGGTGATTTGGGCCCGGTGTATGGTCATCAGTGGCGATGTTGGCCGGCGGCTGACGGGCAGACCGTTG
The DNA window shown above is from Crateriforma spongiae and carries:
- a CDS encoding class I SAM-dependent methyltransferase — translated: MALQRVLEPEIGESAEDANLYHAMDHTAVNQQFVDDLFSGGPVGPRVIDLGCGPGEIPILICRNADKLGVDVEVMGIDSDVDMLDIAKRELEIEGVIDRVTLQHADIKDLACLEDGLVHTAVSNTVAHHLAEPQLLLAAAKRLAGDAGRVFVRDLYRPEDEATVEALIRAHADGEPPSAQQLYRQSLHAALTLEEVRAIVDDLGMDAASVKMTSDRHWTLDWRGTA
- a CDS encoding GumC family protein, whose product is MNRRQNNSWASLSVADLIGSVRRHLISVILVATVVTAAVVAMLLAWPNQYRSDGLMYVRLGRMALNVDPTANPSAGVSLQESRTSEVVSIAEMLGSREIAERIVQQLGADTLLQPRTWIDRSIARLRGAMPSKGGGTWGDMTAEQCQAQVDLENAVRKVHESLQISMPRDAYTVSVGAKFSDPIVAQQIAQAAMDQYALYHVEAHRATGSFEFFEQQVQNSREKAAKAQQNLQAAKNELGWLNPDTAEKTLSERFVNVEVAMDETSGQLAEAERTVIELAKQLDTVDQWIPVEKTSGVASKSADDMRTQLYDLQVQQNDELAKIMPSHPRYRMLKEKMEANSKIVDGEEKGREVSREAINPVFQDLQTAHTAAIAKAAGLKAKHAALESELTQIREDVERLNRDSARLNELAWEAKIAERDYLEHTRRYDEARITHDLDRENLSDVSIVQDASLNLKKSSPSRALLAIVGAFLGLSLGLLQAFLRDTGDATGRSVDLEFAGPESRIDPIHGDVAAPSWTNGANQIDAEHVAQSRDLVTSGASNTNSHSATESNLPR